The Carassius auratus strain Wakin unplaced genomic scaffold, ASM336829v1 scaf_tig00215906, whole genome shotgun sequence genome segment GCTCATGGACGCTCTGGAGTCAAAGGTCAGCGatgggtcagaggtcacagcagCTGAAGACGAGGATATGTGTGCGCTGTTCATCAACCAGCTGCTCGGCGATACGACTGAGGTCTAATTCAGTCTCATGAATGAATGGTGTGGCCCTGGAGTCCGGTTTTAAAGTGTGTTTCTCTCTTTCAGGCTGGTTTGGACATGGACTACATCAGCTCTCTGCTCTCCACAGAGGATTCCCAGGACACACTTCCCGGGATGATTCCCGAGCCAGTCGCTGGCTGCTCCGATTGGATCTCTGAAGATCAGATTGTGTCTCCGTCCGCCGTCCAGAAGGATTTCAGCACCTCGGACAGCACACATCACATGACGGAGAACGTATTAGTGCCATTTCAGGATAACACCAATGTGTTTCAAACGTTAGCTCAACCTCTGCTAGCGGACCCCGAGGGCCTAAGTGCTCGAACGGATCCAAACGCTTCAGTCCAAGACACTCCTCATCCTGATCTTCACAACTTTGGTCCAGAAGTTGACGGAAACCAAAAAGACGAGACTTTGTCTGTTGCTGAACTTGATTACGCCACTCAACCCAACTGCTTCAGTCTTCAGAACTACAATTCCCATCATGCAGCATTCCCTAAAAATGACCCAGAACCACCAGAAACCCCTGTGAATGAGCACCGCGGAGAGGTAAACATGGTAGTTGGACAAAAGACGGAGGAATGTATGCATGTAGGACGTATAAAAGACAAGAATAACATGGATTCAGAAACTCCCATCAAGTCCCAGAGAACGAGAAGTGTTTGTTCCAAACAGACATTGTCCAACATTGAGGAAAATTATGTACacgaaaataaaaaacacaaaagacagaagcctaaattggacgataaagacaAAAAGAGGTTAAAAACTGCTGAAAACGGATGTAGAAGGACTCAAAGGAAATCAGTCATGAAACGCAGAGCTCGAGCGCAAAAAACGGATTCAAAAATAATGGTGAAAAGAGTAGAAATCCAGCAGCGTGTGAACATAACCGAGACGAGGTCCTCAGCAATGGGAAGTGGGAACTTACACAAACATGATGCACAGATCAGGAAAACTAGGGGACAACATTTGGTGGAGGAATGTGAGAGATTaaaaaccatcagacaagagCAGCGAACAACAACGTCCAGAAAAACAGCTAAACTTATCGGTCGAAGAGGACCGTGCTGATTTCTGACGCAGACCAGACCAAACGTTTCAGAAAAGGTGGATGAATTGACCACTTGAGGCataataaaccataaaaacaaaGCACAGGAAGCATCACGTCTTTATTAAATAACGttaatatattaaagtataaaatatgacacttcggCAGAATAGCACACCTTCGGTCTTTCCAATATACAAagcttaaaatgacaaaaatatacaCTTTTAAATACACAAACCAATCCTTCAGACTTcatgataaaatatatacatataaaggtGTTCGTTCCAAGGCACATTAATTAGTGGTATATCCTCACAGTTTCATTCCACTCACATCAAAACAGGACAAAATTAAGAATAAGACACAAGAAAGACATCATGTAAACGTAACCTCAACGATATTCTCTTGCACTCGAGTACTAAGACTTCAGACGGCCGTCCCAGTAAATGCTTGGTGGGACGTCCCGCTGCCCGCTCCGAAACCATTATAAATcccgttgttgttgtttttcccgttGGGAATGCCGTTGTGATTTCCGTCTGCAAGTCTGCTGGAGTGGAGATACTCGCTGAGGACTTTCCGATAAACTGGATGCGTCTTCAGGAAGTCTTGCAGAGAAGCTTTAGGAGATCAATATGTATCTGATTAGCATAACACTTCAATATGAgaagggatgcacgatattggatttttgccgatatttttaaaaactttttggccgataccgatatatttCCTTTGTTAGGAAACAACACTAAGTCTCTCCTGTGCAGAAATaagctaaatgttttttaattttggtgtgtttttaaaaataaaaaaaattaactttttttttttgacagtacaGTGACGctttgaaaataactataaataaactatacatcaaatcactatttttttccccccaagaaAGATGCAGTGTTAAccctaacattttattttatttcatagatggtctaaagaaaaaatcctgaaaagaattTAAGTGGTTAATTTgggtgatttttttcccccatgcaaCATTTGCTTTCTgacctttaaattaaaatactcaTTTTACGACATCAATTACTGCTACAGATTAAAACGTTACTGAACGGGCGTTATGAGGCTGTGTTTTTACGATCACACACCGAACGTCATGCTGTACGTGCTTTCACAGATTAAAAGTTTGCTTCAAGAATGAGCCTCACTGCTGACGTGATCCAAGTGCTAGCACATCCTGAGCACACGCGAGTTAACGTATTCCTCTTATCGGCGTTATTTCTCACATTGGGATGATGCCGATATCTAAACGTTAAGCCATTATCGGCCGATAATATGGTGCATCCCTAAATATGAGCATTATCAGCTCAGCCGAGCAAACGCAGTGATTTTTACCTTCAGTGGGTGGTCCCCTGGAGGTCAGTGCAGTGTACATCTCTGCCCCCCCGTACTGAGGGATGCCCACCAGCGCCCCCATCAGGTCAGAGAGATCACCTGCGCTCAGCAGCCCGTCCTGGTCAGAGTCATACCACTgacaacagacacacacaccaaatcTTGATTAATCTCTTTTAAACCAGCTGGGTTTACAAAACATGGTGAATGAATGAGAAGGCGATGAGACGGAGTGTGCATctgtataatgtgtgtgtacattacatttaaattatatataaagttttagCAGCATTTACTCATGGATATTGTTATGATGAGTGGCTCATGTGTAAATGAACACCGTGCCGCGCTTGACTCTTGAACACGTATGAATATAATTACTGATTGATAATCGCACTTATGCAGAATGTTACTCATTTTATGTTCACTTCAGATCTGTAAATATTTCCCAGCACTTCCTTATAACACAGTGTAAAACCAGTCAGAAAATCATGTATGACGACACCTCAGTCAGAGCAAACAACTTGCATGATATATGAGTTTATAACATGGCACACCCgtggatgcacacacacacacacactcaccgtgAACGCAGTATGTATGAGAGACTCCAGACTCCTGAACCCAGAAACGGCAGAAACACTCAGACAAACCTGCCTCAGATCCACCGTATcatcctgcaaacacacacacacacacacacacacacgttacacaTATACGTGTTCCTCTCGAGGTTAATGAATGATGACAGACGAACGCTTGAACTCTCACACTGCAGTACCTTTGAGTAAAGAGAGCAGATCTTCACCGCTGTCTTTCTGTCCTTGAGCCCCAGAAGAGTGGTCAGGTGATCGGCCGTTACTATGGTGCTCTGACCTgagtgacagctgtcaatcacacggTTCATCACGCTCTCCACGTGAGCGATCGTGAGACTGCAGATGAGAACGAATGAGTGTGAGACGAACGGGtggagagcacacacacacacacacgttcacggAGCAGTTTGagtgtttctcacacacacacacacacacacacacacctgtgttcGCGGAGCAGTCTGAGTGTTTCCTGCGCCGGAGGCTCCAGGGGAAGTGAGAGGTTTCCCAGCTTCTGAACAGGAAATCGACCCTCCATCACATAATCAGTGGCAGGAACACGCAGAGCTCTACCAGACATTA includes the following:
- the LOC113096279 gene encoding uncharacterized protein LOC113096279 — protein: MENLHPLCGDQSAPEQAFSSLSHSNIHQESPERWQTLPEAGEAVLSHLNPEETNTESGDDQTPALLGLLPETSAAAHRKLGDTSQTSAGSSQLHQGFQPTFEDPGPSFFSSPAHVNNTSRPPNRLHVPPPVHQQTASPLNIKPVALFTDINPSFHIPRVYPHMMPHFNPSWPVLVPHIVSNASVARPGPFCAVFTPQPCRASLTALVACEDPCCSSRVFGARLKVYSAPAPHLQTIRTDGEVQERFRRWQRLRETTRLFCSRRSDADALACFFTRVLPSLSALRPDLSFSAAVNTALQDWNNISVSERQTHYNTARTFTEMEKQDKSANRDPTAPQTDKHRGQHPEEKKTGKRSKKGVQELAEGALAEYSQLMDALESKVSDGSEVTAAEDEDMCALFINQLLGDTTEAGLDMDYISSLLSTEDSQDTLPGMIPEPVAGCSDWISEDQIVSPSAVQKDFSTSDSTHHMTENVLVPFQDNTNVFQTLAQPLLADPEGLSARTDPNASVQDTPHPDLHNFGPEVDGNQKDETLSVAELDYATQPNCFSLQNYNSHHAAFPKNDPEPPETPVNEHRGEVNMVVGQKTEECMHVGRIKDKNNMDSETPIKSQRTRSVCSKQTLSNIEENYVHENKKHKRQKPKLDDKDKKRLKTAENGCRRTQRKSVMKRRARAQKTDSKIMVKRVEIQQRVNITETRSSAMGSGNLHKHDAQIRKTRGQHLVEECERLKTIRQEQRTTTSRKTAKLIGRRGPC